A genomic window from Periweissella cryptocerci includes:
- the rpmB gene encoding 50S ribosomal protein L28 — translation MATDAITGKHTRFGNQRSHALNSSRRSWKPNLQKVTVRINGSAPQRVYLAARTLKAGLKNGSIERV, via the coding sequence ATGGCAACAGATGCAATTACTGGTAAGCACACTCGCTTCGGTAACCAACGCTCACACGCCCTTAACTCAAGTCGTCGTAGCTGGAAGCCAAACTTGCAAAAGGTTACTGTCCGTATCAACGGTTCAGCACCTCAACGAGTTTATCTTGCTGCTCGCACTTTGAAGGCAGGCTTGAAGAACGGTTCAATCGAACGTGTTTAA
- a CDS encoding Asp23/Gls24 family envelope stress response protein encodes MAVKIKSQHGTIDINNDVIATVVGGSATEQYGVVGMASKSALRDGFNQILNRENYTKGVVVRQEANGISVDVYIVVGYGTKISEVSKSVQSKVKYNLDAMLGVDANEVNVIVQGVRVLAD; translated from the coding sequence ATGGCTGTTAAAATCAAATCACAACATGGGACAATTGATATCAACAATGATGTTATTGCAACGGTTGTTGGTGGTTCTGCCACTGAACAATACGGCGTAGTTGGTATGGCTTCAAAAAGTGCCTTGCGTGATGGTTTCAATCAAATTTTGAACCGCGAAAATTACACAAAGGGTGTTGTTGTTCGTCAAGAAGCGAATGGGATTTCTGTCGATGTTTACATTGTTGTAGGCTACGGCACGAAAATTTCTGAAGTATCAAAGAGTGTGCAATCTAAGGTTAAATACAACCTAGATGCAATGCTTGGTGTTGATGCGAACGAAGTAAATGTGATTGTACAAGGTGTGCGAGTATTAGCTGACTAA
- a CDS encoding DAK2 domain-containing protein has product MEVVTKITNVEFGSMVNAAAHKLTENAEKINKLNVFPVPDGDTGTNMSLSMNSGAQYERDSLDTTIGALAQATAKGLLMGARGNSGVILSQIFRGFSKSVEGKETLSARELADAFMAGAETAYKAVMKPTEGTILTVIREAASAANKEAAKTDDTVQLMGTTLEAAEKALASTPDLLPVLKEVGVVDSGGQGLVFVIQAFYEALSGEISADDIYIPDNAELEEMVQNLHAGAQSKLNPADIEFGYCTEIMVQIAKGTTYDHNFDYDEFYAHLADLGDSLLVINDEEVVKVHVHTEDPGEVISWGTHYGSLVKVKVDNMRDQQQAVIDAQRDEDQQAAKATPKETPEIAVLAVASGEGLKELLLSSGATTIVEGGQTNNPSTEDFVKAIEASGAKKAIILPNNSNIFMAAEQATQVADVPVEVVHTRTVQQGLSALFAFNPATDLATNVAGMEENISLVVSGSITTSIRDTTLGGLDIHVGDYIGIIDKDIEVAAADLQAASVQTVQKMVDDDSEIVTIFFGEDATEADAQTLADAITEIDDQLEVEIHEGGQPTYPFLISVE; this is encoded by the coding sequence GTGGAAGTTGTAACGAAGATTACGAACGTAGAATTCGGATCAATGGTTAATGCCGCCGCACATAAGTTAACCGAAAACGCTGAAAAGATTAATAAATTAAATGTTTTCCCAGTTCCAGATGGTGATACTGGTACAAACATGTCGCTTTCGATGAACAGTGGCGCGCAGTATGAACGTGATTCATTAGATACAACCATTGGTGCGTTAGCGCAAGCAACTGCAAAAGGTTTGTTGATGGGTGCCCGGGGTAACTCTGGGGTTATCTTATCGCAAATTTTCCGTGGCTTTTCAAAGTCAGTTGAAGGTAAAGAAACTTTGTCTGCTCGTGAATTGGCTGATGCCTTCATGGCAGGTGCTGAAACTGCTTATAAGGCAGTCATGAAGCCAACTGAAGGTACAATTTTAACGGTTATCCGTGAAGCTGCAAGTGCAGCCAACAAGGAAGCCGCTAAGACTGATGATACCGTGCAATTAATGGGGACGACGCTTGAAGCTGCTGAAAAAGCGCTTGCTTCAACGCCTGATTTGCTACCAGTTTTAAAAGAAGTCGGTGTTGTTGACTCCGGTGGTCAAGGACTAGTATTTGTCATCCAAGCCTTTTATGAAGCCTTATCCGGTGAAATTTCAGCTGATGATATTTATATTCCTGATAACGCTGAATTAGAAGAAATGGTGCAAAACCTGCATGCTGGTGCACAATCAAAATTGAACCCCGCAGATATTGAATTTGGCTATTGTACTGAAATCATGGTTCAAATCGCTAAGGGAACTACTTACGACCATAACTTTGATTATGATGAGTTCTACGCTCATTTGGCTGATTTAGGTGATTCATTGCTTGTGATTAACGACGAAGAAGTTGTTAAAGTCCACGTGCACACTGAAGATCCTGGTGAAGTGATTTCATGGGGAACGCACTACGGTTCACTCGTCAAAGTAAAAGTTGACAACATGCGTGATCAACAACAAGCTGTGATTGATGCGCAACGTGATGAAGATCAACAAGCTGCCAAGGCAACACCAAAGGAAACTCCTGAAATTGCGGTTTTAGCAGTTGCTTCTGGTGAAGGCTTGAAAGAATTGCTCTTGTCATCTGGTGCAACTACAATTGTTGAAGGTGGCCAAACGAATAATCCATCAACGGAAGATTTCGTCAAGGCGATTGAAGCTAGTGGTGCTAAAAAGGCCATTATTTTGCCTAATAACAGCAATATCTTTATGGCTGCGGAACAAGCAACCCAAGTGGCTGATGTTCCAGTTGAAGTTGTCCACACACGGACGGTTCAACAAGGGCTCTCAGCGTTGTTTGCTTTTAACCCAGCAACTGATTTAGCGACAAATGTTGCCGGCATGGAAGAAAACATTAGCTTGGTAGTTTCTGGTTCAATCACAACTTCAATTCGTGATACCACACTTGGTGGTTTGGATATTCATGTTGGTGATTACATTGGAATTATCGACAAAGACATCGAAGTTGCGGCTGCTGATTTACAAGCTGCAAGTGTCCAAACAGTTCAAAAGATGGTTGATGACGATTCTGAAATCGTGACAATTTTCTTTGGTGAAGATGCGACTGAAGCTGACGCACAAACATTGGCTGATGCAATTACCGAAATTGATGATCAATTGGAAGTTGAAATCCACGAAGGTGGCCAACCAACTTATCCATTCTTGATTTCAGTTGAATAA
- the recG gene encoding ATP-dependent DNA helicase RecG, producing MRVSFFTKQKEGSTVTETKSLSDSIAVLSGVGPKREKALNNLGIFTIYDLLEYFPFRYDDLAAKIPSQTADGERVTFKGVVSSDPVLVRFGFKKARVTFNMLIEHENIKVAFFNQPWIQTQIEQGQEVGINGTYDANRQSLAAVKLIKADEDALAGIYPASKEVHAKTIHDLIEQAFGGYHQYIENLLPANLQEKYKLTDRLTMLHDMHFPETLEDAKAARRTAAFEEFFLFQMNLQLVKMADTKNHGRAIEFDNHAVQAFISTLPFELTNAQKKVVNEIAFDIKRPIHMNRLLQGDVGSGKTVVAAIIAYAAHTAGMQTAIMAPTEILAQQHAKGFGKFFEAFPDVRVELITGSTKVKARRQILDDLMNGEIDMIIGTHALIQDDIEFHNLGLAVIDEQHRFGVKQRATLREKGMNPDILAMTATPIPRTLAITAYGEMDVSIIDELPAGRKQIQTRWLKTDAFDQAVSFMKSQIDEGAQAYVVTPLIEESEALDVQNATAIYEDLALHFQPDIKVGLLHGRMKNDEKADVMAKFKANEFQVLVSTTVIEVGVDVPNATVMMILDADRFGLAQLHQLRGRVGRGDKQSYTLLLADPKTQYGKDRMDIMTKTNNGFVLAQKDLELRGQGDILGNKQSGMPDFRVGDPVADLKMLEIAQQEAIYIISDPDWESVQSNAALVQYLSNSLAKYRNLD from the coding sequence GTGCGGGTATCCTTTTTCACTAAGCAAAAGGAGGGTTCGACCGTGACTGAAACTAAATCATTAAGCGATAGTATTGCGGTACTCAGTGGCGTCGGGCCAAAACGTGAGAAAGCTTTAAATAATTTGGGGATTTTTACCATTTATGACCTGTTGGAATATTTTCCGTTCCGTTATGACGACTTGGCAGCAAAGATTCCATCGCAGACTGCTGACGGCGAAAGAGTGACGTTTAAAGGTGTTGTCTCATCAGACCCGGTCCTTGTGCGTTTTGGTTTCAAGAAAGCCCGTGTGACGTTTAACATGCTGATTGAGCATGAAAATATCAAGGTCGCATTCTTTAACCAGCCATGGATTCAAACCCAAATCGAACAAGGGCAAGAAGTCGGCATCAATGGGACCTATGACGCTAATCGCCAAAGCTTAGCTGCAGTCAAGCTAATTAAGGCTGATGAGGATGCACTAGCCGGTATTTATCCAGCTTCAAAGGAAGTGCATGCTAAAACGATTCATGATTTAATTGAGCAAGCATTTGGTGGCTATCATCAGTATATTGAAAATTTATTACCCGCTAATTTACAGGAAAAATATAAATTGACGGATCGTTTAACAATGCTCCACGATATGCATTTTCCGGAAACACTTGAGGATGCTAAGGCCGCTAGACGCACGGCGGCTTTTGAAGAGTTCTTCTTGTTTCAGATGAATTTACAATTAGTTAAAATGGCCGACACTAAAAATCATGGGCGCGCAATTGAGTTTGATAATCATGCCGTGCAAGCATTCATCAGTACGTTGCCGTTCGAGCTAACCAATGCGCAAAAGAAAGTCGTTAATGAAATTGCGTTTGATATTAAGCGGCCAATTCACATGAATCGCCTACTGCAAGGGGATGTGGGTTCTGGTAAAACAGTTGTCGCGGCAATTATTGCGTATGCAGCGCACACCGCTGGGATGCAAACTGCGATTATGGCGCCAACCGAAATTCTGGCGCAGCAACATGCGAAGGGCTTTGGTAAGTTTTTTGAAGCATTCCCAGATGTGCGTGTGGAATTAATAACTGGTTCAACTAAGGTTAAGGCACGTCGGCAAATTTTGGACGATTTAATGAATGGCGAAATCGATATGATTATCGGGACACACGCTTTGATTCAAGATGATATTGAATTTCATAATTTAGGCTTAGCGGTAATTGATGAACAACACCGGTTTGGGGTTAAGCAACGAGCGACTTTGCGTGAGAAGGGGATGAACCCTGATATTTTAGCAATGACAGCGACGCCGATTCCGCGGACACTTGCGATTACCGCATATGGTGAAATGGATGTATCAATTATTGATGAACTACCAGCAGGTCGTAAGCAGATTCAAACTCGCTGGTTAAAAACGGATGCCTTTGATCAAGCGGTGAGCTTTATGAAATCACAAATTGATGAAGGCGCCCAAGCCTATGTGGTCACGCCCTTGATTGAAGAGTCAGAAGCGCTAGACGTGCAAAATGCGACCGCGATTTATGAAGATTTGGCACTGCATTTTCAGCCGGATATTAAAGTCGGCCTACTGCATGGTCGGATGAAAAATGATGAAAAAGCTGATGTCATGGCAAAATTCAAGGCAAATGAGTTTCAAGTCCTTGTGTCAACGACTGTGATTGAAGTTGGGGTCGATGTGCCCAATGCGACCGTGATGATGATTTTAGATGCTGATCGGTTTGGTTTAGCGCAACTGCACCAACTACGCGGTCGGGTCGGTCGGGGTGATAAGCAGTCGTATACGCTGTTGTTAGCTGATCCCAAGACCCAGTATGGTAAAGACCGCATGGATATTATGACTAAAACGAATAATGGTTTTGTACTCGCGCAAAAAGATTTAGAATTGCGGGGGCAAGGTGATATTCTGGGGAATAAACAGTCAGGGATGCCTGATTTTCGCGTCGGGGACCCTGTGGCTGACCTGAAAATGTTAGAAATTGCGCAACAAGAAGCAATTTATATTATTTCAGATCCCGATTGGGAGAGTGTTCAAAGTAACGCAGCTCTGGTACAATATTTATCAAATAGTCTGGCTAAATATCGGAATCTCGATTAA
- the plsX gene encoding phosphate acyltransferase PlsX — MKIAVDAMGGDFAPLEIVKGVELARDQFTDIEFELFGDEKQITAILQNSDRVNIHHTDVTIDMGEEPVKAIRRKKDSSLVLAATAVKNGEADAFFSAGNTGAVLAAGIFVIGRIKGIDRPGLATVLPNLSGKGDHEYFVMMDMGANAESKPAHLYQYGFLGDFYAEKMLGYTKPTVGLLNLGTEEDKGDAVHKEAWQLLNGSDTLNFIGNVEARELLNGAADVVVTDGSNGNTALKAIEGTALTMLKMIKAAIMENGVTAKIGGALLKPALKGLQGKLDYSKAGGAVILGVNAPVVKTHGSAKAEAVSNTFAQIHQMITSNLVPDIQAYVAAHKDDLSAKQLDAEQDN; from the coding sequence ATGAAAATTGCAGTTGATGCCATGGGTGGCGACTTTGCCCCCTTGGAAATTGTTAAAGGTGTCGAATTAGCGCGTGACCAATTTACTGATATTGAATTTGAATTATTTGGTGACGAAAAACAAATCACAGCAATTTTGCAAAATAGTGACCGGGTTAACATTCATCATACCGATGTGACAATTGATATGGGAGAAGAACCAGTTAAGGCAATTCGACGTAAGAAGGATTCATCATTAGTATTGGCAGCTACGGCTGTGAAAAACGGTGAAGCCGATGCCTTCTTCTCTGCCGGAAATACTGGTGCCGTGTTAGCCGCCGGAATCTTTGTGATTGGTCGGATTAAAGGGATTGACCGCCCGGGGTTAGCGACAGTACTACCTAACTTGTCTGGCAAAGGTGATCATGAATATTTCGTGATGATGGACATGGGCGCAAATGCTGAATCTAAGCCAGCGCACTTATACCAATATGGCTTCTTGGGCGACTTTTACGCTGAGAAGATGTTAGGTTATACTAAACCGACTGTTGGTTTGTTAAACCTTGGGACTGAAGAAGATAAGGGTGATGCGGTTCACAAGGAAGCATGGCAATTACTTAACGGTTCCGATACGTTAAACTTTATTGGTAATGTCGAAGCCCGCGAATTGTTGAATGGGGCAGCTGATGTCGTAGTGACCGATGGTTCAAACGGGAATACCGCTTTGAAGGCCATCGAAGGAACGGCATTAACGATGTTGAAGATGATTAAAGCCGCCATCATGGAAAATGGGGTCACAGCTAAAATCGGTGGCGCCTTACTGAAGCCAGCTTTGAAGGGCTTGCAAGGCAAACTTGATTATAGTAAAGCTGGTGGGGCTGTGATTCTTGGTGTGAACGCACCAGTTGTTAAGACCCATGGTTCAGCGAAGGCGGAAGCGGTGTCAAATACATTTGCCCAGATTCACCAGATGATTACTAGTAACCTCGTCCCCGATATTCAAGCATACGTGGCCGCACACAAAGACGATTTAAGTGCAAAACAACTTGATGCTGAACAAGACAATTAA
- the acpP gene encoding acyl carrier protein, whose protein sequence is MTKEDIYNSIADSIAEQFNLKREDIKPELNFLKDIDADSIDFVELVLDLEDHFDIEISDEDAEKLITLQNTVDYIAAKKGITA, encoded by the coding sequence ATGACTAAAGAAGATATTTACAACTCAATCGCCGATTCAATTGCGGAACAGTTTAACTTAAAGCGTGAAGATATTAAACCAGAATTAAATTTTTTGAAGGATATTGATGCTGATTCAATTGATTTCGTTGAATTAGTCCTCGACCTTGAAGACCACTTTGACATTGAAATTTCGGATGAAGATGCCGAAAAATTGATTACTTTGCAAAACACAGTGGATTATATCGCTGCCAAAAAAGGCATCACAGCATAA
- the rnc gene encoding ribonuclease III encodes MLEELQAQLKADFNIAFNKPTLLVEAFTQGNYLNEHPHFGGRDYQRLEFLGDSVMQLSTAEYLFKKYPLWDEGRLTELRIAMVQTRSFAYLARELAFDKYILLGHGEELNGARNRDSLLEDVWEAFIGALYLDQGHATVQAFLQQQMFKKIDEGFFDQFIDYKSKLQELLQKRGSVQIKYQKLSETESGTDNSQIFKVAVEVNRQVLAMGSGSSIKNAEKMAARLAYQQLQQK; translated from the coding sequence ATGTTAGAAGAATTACAAGCACAGTTGAAAGCTGATTTTAACATTGCTTTTAATAAACCGACTTTGTTAGTCGAAGCATTTACGCAAGGAAATTATTTGAATGAGCACCCCCATTTTGGTGGGCGTGATTATCAACGCTTAGAATTCCTTGGTGATTCAGTGATGCAACTATCGACTGCTGAATATCTTTTCAAGAAATACCCACTTTGGGATGAAGGCCGGTTGACTGAATTGCGGATTGCCATGGTGCAAACCCGTTCATTTGCATATTTAGCCCGGGAACTTGCATTTGATAAATACATTTTGCTGGGTCATGGTGAAGAATTAAACGGGGCACGTAACCGTGATTCCTTGCTGGAAGATGTCTGGGAAGCCTTTATTGGTGCGTTATATCTTGACCAAGGCCACGCAACGGTGCAAGCATTTTTGCAACAACAAATGTTCAAAAAAATCGATGAAGGTTTTTTTGACCAGTTCATTGACTATAAGAGCAAGCTCCAAGAATTACTGCAAAAACGTGGTAGCGTGCAGATTAAATACCAAAAGCTCAGCGAGACTGAATCTGGTACTGACAATAGCCAAATTTTTAAAGTGGCCGTTGAAGTTAATAGGCAAGTCCTAGCGATGGGCAGTGGTTCCTCAATTAAAAATGCTGAAAAAATGGCAGCACGTTTAGCATATCAACAATTACAACAAAAGTAG
- the smc gene encoding chromosome segregation protein SMC, with the protein MKLKSLEISGFKSFADKTKIEFMPGMTGIVGPNGSGKSNIIEAIRWVMGEQSAKGLRGDKMQDVIFGGTSKRSPLNRAEVSIVFDNSDHYLKTDWSEIRLTRRLYRSGESNYQINGQDVRLRDILELFMDSGLGRESFSIISQGRVEAIFNSKPEDRRAIIEEVAGVFKYKTNKERAERELRQTQDNLDRVQDIMAEIGGRVEPLAQQSALAQDYLAEKAQYDRLEKSRLVIEIADNREAKQGVDARVRILENVVKKHETAVAGQTERLQTLKQERTALELKRDELQQKLVQYAQAKERLQGLQNVNAERDQNRTATVQEVSSQLEAVTTNLTATVAELATKQTELAEQAQAVENVNAEVAELTGQTVAERVAQLRKTLQQEQNNYVELLQRQASLHNEKQNLERNAQQSSQAQVGLTQRLATAQARLAESATELADLEAQLATAKETQTTRTKEFDTVTAEYKQAKTAEQKVRQAWYDGLGLTKQAQARLESLQNMGNEYTGFYQGVRNLMKHKANFPGIEGVVAELISVPTNYNKAIETALGAALQQVVVDNEQTAKNAVKFLTQQRLGRVTFLPRNVIKARSLGDNQVQAIQGLTGYVGVASSLVKVEAKYSTIVESLLGTVVIADNLDNATAIARVGQHRFRIVTLDGQVINPGGSITGGAQRNDQNGLLSQKAEIEKLQTAVKTMEAELLTQEQQVRDLTNKLETLTEDGSQLREVVAQANEHVQVLTSQCKLASTSHEQLARQVQALQYEQGHANDSASDYEKEVAQNVADTQQVAQDLLASQAKSTTLETQIDELSENQSAIAEQIQTKREWLAAKRATYNALASQVNQLKQQVSQLERQKDTLAERLELLTANVDDLYTASQNAQADLVKTTAAYEAAQIQTSEVREKLLKLNTVITSQEDESTKLATLQRESLQEMNDLRAQQARLATLLDQAMNQLNENYALSLVEARAEVADMDMPVEEIRVQLKLIKRGLDEIGDVNIGAIEEYQEVKTRFDFLTNQQADLVAARTNLYATMNEMDEEVQKRFKFTFDEIAAQFSIVFTKMFGGGQAELTLTDPEHLLTSGIDIMAQPPGKKFQQMSLLSGGEKALTAITLLFSILAVRPVPFAILDETEAALDDANVTRFAEYLHTFQDDTQFIVITHRKGTMVNADVLYGITMQESGVSKMVSVNLTDLD; encoded by the coding sequence ATGAAACTCAAATCTTTGGAAATTAGCGGCTTTAAATCGTTCGCTGATAAAACAAAAATTGAATTTATGCCGGGGATGACCGGGATTGTCGGACCAAATGGGTCGGGTAAATCAAACATCATTGAAGCCATTCGTTGGGTCATGGGGGAACAATCCGCCAAGGGCTTGCGTGGGGACAAGATGCAGGATGTCATCTTCGGTGGGACAAGCAAGCGTAGTCCACTCAACCGGGCGGAAGTTTCGATTGTCTTTGATAATAGTGATCACTATTTGAAGACGGATTGGAGTGAAATTCGCTTGACGCGCCGCCTATATCGTTCTGGTGAATCGAATTATCAGATTAACGGTCAAGACGTGCGCTTGCGTGATATTTTAGAATTGTTCATGGATTCTGGCCTGGGACGGGAAAGTTTTTCAATTATTTCCCAAGGCCGGGTGGAAGCCATTTTTAATTCTAAGCCTGAAGACCGGCGCGCAATTATTGAAGAAGTTGCCGGGGTGTTCAAATACAAAACGAATAAAGAACGGGCGGAACGTGAATTACGCCAAACGCAAGATAACTTAGATCGGGTGCAAGACATCATGGCTGAAATTGGTGGCCGGGTGGAACCATTAGCACAGCAATCGGCTTTGGCTCAAGATTATTTGGCTGAAAAAGCACAATACGACCGCTTGGAAAAATCGCGATTGGTAATTGAAATTGCCGATAATCGGGAAGCAAAGCAAGGTGTGGATGCGCGTGTCCGTATTTTAGAAAATGTCGTGAAGAAACACGAAACAGCAGTTGCGGGGCAAACAGAGCGATTGCAGACATTAAAACAAGAACGGACTGCGTTGGAATTAAAGCGCGATGAGTTACAGCAGAAGCTAGTGCAATACGCGCAAGCTAAGGAACGCTTGCAAGGTTTACAAAATGTGAATGCGGAACGTGACCAAAATCGGACGGCCACGGTTCAGGAAGTATCTAGTCAACTAGAAGCAGTTACGACTAACTTAACGGCGACGGTCGCAGAGTTAGCAACTAAGCAAACTGAACTGGCCGAACAAGCGCAAGCCGTTGAAAACGTGAACGCTGAAGTTGCTGAATTGACCGGTCAGACCGTTGCCGAACGGGTTGCCCAGTTACGTAAAACATTGCAACAAGAACAAAATAATTACGTTGAGTTGTTGCAACGGCAAGCATCACTGCATAATGAAAAGCAAAATTTGGAACGCAACGCGCAACAGTCATCTCAAGCCCAAGTTGGTTTGACGCAGCGTTTAGCCACGGCGCAAGCCCGCCTCGCTGAAAGTGCCACGGAATTAGCGGATTTGGAAGCACAGCTAGCAACCGCTAAGGAAACGCAAACGACGCGGACGAAAGAATTTGATACGGTTACAGCAGAGTATAAACAAGCTAAAACCGCTGAACAAAAAGTCCGTCAAGCTTGGTATGATGGGCTTGGTTTAACGAAGCAAGCGCAAGCACGGTTAGAATCGTTGCAAAACATGGGAAATGAGTATACCGGGTTCTATCAAGGTGTGCGGAACTTGATGAAGCATAAAGCTAATTTTCCGGGCATTGAAGGGGTTGTGGCTGAATTGATTTCAGTGCCAACCAATTACAATAAGGCAATTGAAACCGCATTAGGAGCCGCCCTCCAACAAGTAGTTGTGGATAACGAACAGACTGCTAAAAATGCCGTTAAGTTCTTAACCCAACAACGCTTAGGGCGGGTAACTTTCTTACCACGTAATGTCATCAAAGCCCGAAGCCTCGGAGATAACCAAGTCCAAGCAATTCAAGGATTAACCGGTTATGTCGGGGTTGCTAGTAGCTTAGTGAAGGTTGAGGCGAAATACAGCACAATTGTTGAAAGCTTGCTAGGAACTGTTGTGATTGCGGATAATTTAGACAATGCCACGGCGATTGCGCGTGTGGGCCAACATCGTTTCCGGATTGTGACACTTGATGGGCAAGTCATTAACCCCGGTGGTTCAATTACCGGTGGAGCTCAACGCAATGATCAAAATGGTTTGTTAAGTCAAAAAGCCGAGATTGAGAAATTGCAAACGGCCGTTAAAACCATGGAAGCTGAGTTGTTGACGCAAGAACAACAAGTCCGTGATTTGACGAATAAGTTAGAAACTTTAACTGAGGATGGTAGTCAATTACGTGAAGTCGTTGCTCAAGCGAACGAACACGTGCAAGTTTTGACAAGTCAGTGCAAGTTAGCCAGCACGAGTCATGAACAATTAGCCCGCCAAGTTCAAGCATTGCAATATGAACAAGGTCATGCCAATGATTCTGCTAGCGACTACGAAAAAGAAGTTGCCCAAAATGTTGCCGACACGCAACAAGTGGCACAAGACTTGTTAGCTAGCCAAGCAAAGAGCACCACGCTCGAAACCCAAATCGACGAGTTAAGTGAAAATCAATCAGCAATTGCTGAGCAGATTCAAACAAAACGGGAATGGTTAGCTGCTAAGCGTGCCACATATAATGCCTTAGCGAGTCAAGTTAATCAATTGAAGCAACAAGTTAGTCAATTAGAACGCCAAAAAGATACATTAGCGGAACGCTTGGAATTATTAACGGCGAACGTTGATGATTTATATACGGCTAGCCAAAATGCGCAAGCTGATTTGGTCAAGACGACCGCCGCATATGAAGCCGCCCAAATTCAAACGAGTGAAGTCCGCGAAAAGTTGCTTAAACTCAATACGGTTATTACTAGCCAAGAAGATGAGTCAACTAAACTAGCCACCTTACAACGCGAAAGCTTGCAAGAAATGAATGATTTGCGGGCCCAACAAGCACGTTTGGCGACATTACTTGACCAAGCGATGAACCAGTTGAATGAAAATTATGCACTCTCGTTAGTTGAAGCTCGTGCCGAAGTTGCCGATATGGATATGCCGGTTGAAGAAATTCGGGTGCAGTTGAAGCTCATCAAACGTGGGTTGGATGAAATCGGCGATGTTAACATCGGAGCGATTGAAGAATACCAAGAAGTTAAAACGCGTTTTGATTTCTTGACGAATCAACAAGCTGACTTAGTAGCTGCGCGAACCAATTTGTATGCGACGATGAATGAAATGGATGAGGAAGTGCAAAAGCGCTTTAAATTTACCTTTGATGAAATCGCGGCACAGTTCAGTATTGTCTTCACTAAAATGTTTGGTGGTGGGCAAGCTGAATTGACGCTGACGGATCCGGAACATCTTTTGACATCTGGGATTGATATTATGGCGCAGCCGCCTGGTAAAAAATTCCAGCAAATGTCATTGTTATCAGGTGGCGAAAAAGCATTGACGGCAATTACGCTGTTATTTTCAATTCTTGCTGTTCGTCCGGTACCATTTGCAATTTTGGATGAAACTGAAGCTGCTTTGGATGATGCGAATGTCACGCGTTTTGCGGAATATTTGCACACCTTCCAAGATGACACGCAGTTTATTGTCATTACCCACCGTAAAGGTACGATGGTCAATGCCGATGTCTTGTATGGAATTACGATGCAAGAATCGGGTGTTTCAAAAATGGTTTCAGTTAATTTAACTGATCTTGATTAA